A genomic window from Osmerus eperlanus chromosome 5, fOsmEpe2.1, whole genome shotgun sequence includes:
- the saxo4 gene encoding stabilizer of axonemal microtubules 4, producing the protein MGGQVEIARLSLGGTGSPRGRLTNNSLNLYCTSYKDSYDKEGFVPTLGCSHGTGYSANLRPAFSYSPSLDYTDNPQLGHSLLNSFQSQTKRHFKPFIGFTGCEAVSRPSGKVRESGYLQHMTNPKQNAFLQTEYEKSFVPHRPQPPVSQKHQIVGVKEESGFTEAVDLQLNTFLPHNCYMGDPRKTKHSVMKTDFLPITFLQGSDALPRLINRAQRETAFTRDSLDPLACPASLLPSSRPPKAGSPTQMKSVGTKEPSGFILNPPDLTTLPLTLRDSSRFLTHYQSKFCDVSALRNQRTGWMTGGIQKRRSDGYTGRDTDRFNLWG; encoded by the exons ATGGGTGGCCAGGTGGAGATAGCCAGACTTTCTCTGGGAGGAACTGGCAGCCCAAGGGGCAGACTGACCAATAACTCACTCAACCTTTACTGCACTTCTTATAAGGACTCCTATG ACAAGGAAGGATTTGTCCCAACTTTGGGATGTAGCCATGGAACGGGCTACTCTGCTAATCTAAGACCAGCTTTTTCCTACAGCCCCAGTCTGGACTACACTGACAACCCTCAGCTTGG GCATTCTCTGTTGAACAGTTTTCAATCACAGACCAAGCGGCATTTCAAGCCTTTCATTGGCTTTACTGGGTGTGAGGCTGTGTCCCGCCCCAGTGGCAAAGTAAGAGAGAGTGGCTACTTGCAGCACATGACTAATCCAAAACAG AATGCATTTCTGCAGACAGAATATGAGAAGAGCTTTGTGCCTCATCGTCCTCAACCACCAG TTTCACAGAAACACCAGATAGTGGGTGTCAAGGAGGAGAGTGGCTTCACCGAGGCAGTAGATCTTCAGTTAAACACGTTTTTACCTCACAACTGCTATATG GGTGATCCTCGCAAGACCAAACACTCTGTGATGAAAACCGACTTCCTTCCGATAACCTTTCTTCAG GGCTCTGATGCATTACCCAGGCTGATCAACCGAGCCCAGAGAGAAACAGCCTTCACCCGAGACAGCCTGGATCCCTTGGCCTGTCCA GCCTCCCTGCTACCGTCCTCACGCCCTCCGAAGGCAGGTTCACCAACTCAGATGAAGTCCGTTGGGACTAAG GAGCCATCAGGCTTTATTCTTAACCCTCCTGACTTAACAACGTTGCCCCTCACACTACGTGATTCTTCACGTTTCCTAACTCACTACCAGAGCAA GTTTTGTGACGTTTCTGCATTAAGAAATCAGAGGACTGGCTGGATGACAGGAGGCATACAAAAGCGTAGAAGCGATGGCTATACAGGGCGAGACACTGACAG GTTCAACCTTTGGGGATAG
- the LOC134021524 gene encoding leucine-rich repeat-containing protein 10B, which translates to MGNSSRKEEEEEEKEEETDGETVHITERKEKKKKKEEEEEVELPLGVEELLTSGDPVLDLSYRKFRRLPLRVCGLEHLEKLYVCGNSLRTLPDSITQLKGLRILALDFNKMEDVPLAVCQLSNLTRLYLGSNRLISLPPELRNLQRLRCLWMESNYFQRFPRQLFDLPHLRSLQMGDNRLRTLPSDLWRMEALRGLWLYGNRFDEFPRVLLRMEGLEILDLDKNKITEFPSLKRLPALRLFSYDHNPVEGPPRVGEEVVLVGEGAEEAMQDREYWKEQALAEAREAEELALAGEEEPVIHGILKNSCSAPSRTADDLLVAVGQEEDGDSERKDDEGDFERPSTDYDGNELEYDEDGLEYEREELIYEGEGFEFEGGGLEYERGEMDYEYEEEEELQHRERRVQQ; encoded by the coding sequence ATGGGGAACTCCTccagaaaggaagaggaggaggaagagaaggaggaggagacggacgGCGAGACAGTCCACATAaccgagaggaaggagaagaagaagaagaaggaggaagaggaggaggtggagctgcCCCTTGGAGTGGAGGAGTTGTTGACCAGTGGAGACCCTGTGTTGGACCTGAGCTACCGTAAATTCCGTCGCTTACCCTTACGTGTATGTGGACTAGAACACTTGGAGAAACTGTATGTCTGTGGCAACAGCCTTCGCACTTTACCCGACAGCATCACCCAGCTAAAGGGTTTGAGGATCCTAGCCCTGGACTTCAACAAGATGGAGGATGTGCCGCTGGCTGTCTGCCAGCTGAGTAACCTCACACGCCTCTACCTGGGCAGCAACCGGCTGATCAGCCTCCCCCCAGAGTTGCGCAACCTCCAGAGGTTACGCTGCTTGTGGATGGAAAGCAACTACTTCCAACGCTTCCCTCGCCAGCTTTTTGACCTGCCCCACCTCCGCTCTCTTCAGATGGGGGACAATCGGTTACGTACGCTACCTTCAGACCTGTGGCGCATGGAGGCTTTAAGGGGGTTATGGCTGTATGGGAACCGCTTTGACGAATTCCCCAGAGTCCTGCTGCGCATGGAGGGCCTGGAGATATTAGACTTGGATAAGAATAAGATCACAGAGTTCCCCAGCTTGAAGCGCCTCCCTGCCCTTCGCCTGTTCTCCTACGACCACAACCCAGTGGAGGGCCCTCCCAGGGTGGGCGAGGAGGTGGTCCTggtaggggagggggcggaggaggccaTGCAGGACCGGGAATACTGGAAGGAACAGGCACTAGCTGAAGcgagggaggcggaggagctggccttggcgggggaggaggagccagtgaTTCACGGCATCCTGAAAAACAGCTGCTCGGCCCCTAGTCGTACTGCTGATGACTTACTGGTAGCGGTTGGACAAGAGGAAGACGGGGACTCAGAGAGGAAGGACGACGAAGGGGATTTTGAAAGGCCGTCTACAGACTACGATGGCAATGAACTTGAATATGACGAGGACGGCTTGGAATATGAAAGGGAGGAGCTCATTTACGAGGGGGAGGGCTTTGAGTTtgaaggaggagggctggagtatGAAAGAGGTGAGATGGACTATGagtatgaggaggaggaggagctacaACATCGAGAGAGGCGGGTGCAGCAGTGA